A window from Humidesulfovibrio mexicanus encodes these proteins:
- a CDS encoding N-acetyl sugar amidotransferase — protein MRYCTRCVQPDTRPGIVFDEEGVCPACRFAQEDPHVDWTARRAELEEICAFARRHNVSGYDCIVGVSGGKDSTRQAVFIKEEMGLNPLLVCCSYPPEQLAERGARNLSNLVSLGFDCLTVQPAPGTWKTLMREGFRRFGNWAKSTEMALYTSAPKAAIAYQIPVIFLGENPAITAGALEVGSTTGDASRMKHCHTLKGGPQALTPEGMGEEELFWYQYCSDDDMELGRLKVVYMGYYIEGFTKRENAAFSMARGLEIRTDPPEDIGDITGHEALDEDFVVVNQMFKHLKFGFGKVTEQVSEEIRLGRMTRAEGIELVRKYDGTCAPRFIAAFCRYLEISEAEFWEVAERFRNKDIWRKGPDGAWELAASFGEGA, from the coding sequence ATGCGCTACTGCACGCGCTGCGTCCAGCCCGACACGCGGCCGGGCATCGTCTTTGACGAGGAAGGGGTGTGCCCGGCCTGCCGCTTCGCCCAGGAGGACCCCCACGTGGACTGGACCGCCCGCCGGGCGGAGCTGGAGGAGATCTGCGCCTTCGCGCGGCGGCACAACGTCTCCGGCTACGACTGCATCGTGGGCGTGTCCGGCGGCAAGGACAGCACGCGGCAGGCCGTGTTCATCAAGGAAGAAATGGGCCTGAACCCGCTTTTGGTGTGCTGCTCCTACCCGCCGGAGCAACTGGCCGAGCGCGGGGCGCGCAACCTGTCCAACCTGGTGTCCCTGGGCTTCGACTGCCTCACCGTGCAGCCCGCGCCCGGCACCTGGAAGACGCTGATGCGCGAAGGCTTCCGCCGCTTCGGCAACTGGGCGAAATCCACGGAGATGGCGCTGTACACCAGCGCGCCCAAGGCGGCCATCGCCTACCAGATTCCGGTCATTTTTCTGGGCGAAAACCCGGCCATAACCGCAGGCGCGCTGGAGGTGGGTTCCACCACAGGCGACGCCAGCCGCATGAAGCACTGCCACACCCTCAAGGGCGGGCCGCAGGCCCTGACCCCGGAGGGCATGGGCGAGGAGGAGCTGTTCTGGTACCAGTACTGCTCCGACGACGACATGGAGCTGGGGCGGCTCAAGGTGGTCTACATGGGCTACTACATCGAGGGCTTCACCAAGCGGGAGAACGCGGCCTTCTCCATGGCGCGCGGGCTGGAGATCCGCACGGACCCCCCGGAGGACATCGGCGACATCACCGGGCACGAGGCCCTGGACGAGGACTTCGTGGTGGTGAACCAGATGTTCAAGCACCTCAAGTTCGGCTTCGGCAAGGTGACGGAGCAGGTCAGCGAAGAAATCCGCCTGGGCCGCATGACCAGGGCCGAGGGCATCGAGCTGGTGCGCAAGTACGACGGCACATGCGCCCCGCGCTTCATTGCGGCCTTCTGCCGCTACCTGGAAATCTCCGAGGCCGAGTTCTGGGAGGTGGCCGAGCGCTTCCGCAACAAGGACATCTGGCGCAAGGGGCCGGACGGCGCCTGGGAGCTGGCCGCCAGCTTTGGGGAGGGCGCGTGA